A section of the Longimicrobiales bacterium genome encodes:
- a CDS encoding TonB-dependent receptor, whose product MADTAFSPPREDTRAGESGRGAEGDLVRQIAGVLTFAFVMWLNGLAGAGTLSGESIGVIANRYPSAFLPADYVFGIWGLIYLALLGFTIYQALPAQRTNPVLRRLGWWWPVNGLLNVTWIVTFSFSHFGAAMVIMLALLGSLIVMHLRIGIEDELGVMDRVLVALPFALYLSWISVAVIANTFQYVTYLGWNILGLGGPSWSVIMMIIATVLGSFLAWRRRTWVAPLVVAWALVGIAVRFDEVPVIAVTGWVTALAGLALLAASRAGTGLGRGAVVVSVFLVLSFGDAAAQEASLRGRVMDAADMRPVPGALVTVVETGAQVLTGDDGRFVVRALPPGLVSVVVEMIGYASARRAEIVLQSSRSTYVEFQLERQAIQLEGIVVGAPAFSVPNAAPTSVQLLSNEELRRTPGGFMDISRTLLSLPGVLGGVDNRNDLLVRGGGPGENAYYLDGIRIPQINHFATQGASGGALGLVNVDFIRETEFFSGAFPVRYGDALSSVLSIENRPGSPDAVKGDFTLGATEAALTLDGPLGSNGNWLFSVRRSYLQYLFAAIGLPIRPDYWDAQFRLEYEPTAVDRFLVVGIGAVDNFGIVAPTAGDEFDNFEIFERVIDNDQRSYTVGASWRRLISGGFVTTTLSRSTSDYTFSDPGSDGIPILTNESLEIDRRFSTRAGLALGDKVTFEGGVDLMRTSLDVGLFQRAVPGGSLPADLAWDGQNALWKLAGYAQLTGDVGARTTLSAGVRADEVTALQNGFAVSPRASAKVSLSSDVSVQVAAGVFHQSPSLLALSVEEGGRPVNLGLRQQRNVQVAGGLSWVANPGLRITAEGFYKDYDRVPLLRDDSRVALSNLGGDYGFVGAEPLTDDGTGRARGLELFVQQKLLESVYFLGAYTLSWSEFAGGDGVLRPSAWDRRHAMDLTHGFRPNESWEFGAKLRWLSGLATTPWDLAASEASYALTGRGVPDWDRIGNIRTPVYLRLDLRAERRVSYTGWNAVFYLDLQNVLNRRNAVGFAYTESPEYPNRIRPIDGAGFLPTFGFSIEF is encoded by the coding sequence AGCGGTGAATCGATCGGGGTAATCGCGAATCGCTACCCCTCGGCGTTCCTTCCAGCGGACTACGTCTTCGGGATCTGGGGCCTGATCTACCTGGCGCTGCTTGGCTTCACAATTTACCAGGCGCTTCCCGCTCAGCGCACCAATCCGGTTTTGCGCCGCCTCGGGTGGTGGTGGCCAGTCAACGGTCTGCTGAACGTAACTTGGATCGTGACGTTCTCGTTCAGCCACTTCGGGGCCGCTATGGTCATCATGCTCGCCTTGTTGGGCTCGCTCATCGTCATGCACCTCCGCATAGGGATCGAGGACGAGCTCGGGGTGATGGACCGCGTTCTCGTGGCGCTCCCGTTCGCGCTCTACCTCTCTTGGATCTCGGTCGCAGTCATTGCGAACACCTTCCAGTACGTGACGTATCTCGGCTGGAATATCCTTGGGCTCGGCGGCCCGTCGTGGTCCGTGATCATGATGATCATCGCGACCGTGCTCGGATCTTTCCTGGCGTGGCGTCGGCGGACGTGGGTGGCGCCCCTCGTAGTAGCCTGGGCGCTCGTTGGGATCGCGGTGCGGTTTGACGAGGTCCCGGTCATCGCGGTGACAGGGTGGGTGACGGCCTTGGCCGGGTTGGCGCTTCTGGCCGCCTCGCGGGCTGGAACCGGCTTGGGTCGCGGCGCCGTGGTCGTCTCCGTTTTCCTGGTTCTGTCGTTCGGGGACGCAGCGGCACAGGAGGCCTCACTGCGGGGTCGGGTGATGGACGCGGCGGACATGCGGCCGGTGCCGGGGGCGTTGGTCACCGTCGTGGAAACCGGCGCGCAGGTGCTCACCGGCGACGATGGCCGCTTTGTCGTGCGCGCTCTACCTCCAGGGCTCGTCTCAGTCGTGGTGGAGATGATCGGGTACGCGAGTGCTCGGCGAGCCGAGATCGTGCTGCAGTCGAGTCGTTCGACGTATGTCGAGTTCCAACTCGAACGGCAGGCGATACAGCTCGAGGGGATCGTCGTCGGTGCTCCGGCGTTCAGCGTCCCCAATGCCGCGCCCACGTCTGTCCAGCTCTTGTCCAACGAAGAACTGCGCAGGACGCCGGGTGGGTTCATGGACATCTCGCGGACGTTACTCTCGTTGCCCGGTGTTCTCGGGGGTGTCGACAACCGGAATGACCTCCTGGTCCGAGGCGGAGGCCCAGGTGAGAACGCTTACTACCTGGATGGCATCCGCATTCCGCAGATCAACCACTTCGCGACACAGGGCGCTTCCGGTGGCGCACTAGGGCTGGTCAACGTCGACTTCATCCGCGAGACCGAGTTCTTCAGCGGTGCATTTCCGGTTCGTTATGGAGACGCTCTGAGCTCGGTGCTGAGCATCGAGAATCGGCCGGGCAGCCCGGACGCCGTCAAAGGGGACTTCACGCTCGGTGCTACTGAAGCCGCATTGACGCTGGACGGCCCCCTAGGCTCCAACGGCAATTGGCTGTTCAGTGTTCGGCGGTCGTACCTGCAGTACTTGTTCGCTGCGATCGGACTCCCCATCAGGCCTGACTACTGGGACGCTCAGTTCCGGCTGGAGTACGAGCCGACTGCAGTCGACCGCTTTCTGGTCGTCGGGATCGGCGCGGTCGACAACTTCGGGATCGTTGCTCCCACGGCGGGAGACGAGTTCGACAACTTCGAGATCTTCGAGCGGGTCATCGATAATGACCAGCGGAGTTATACGGTCGGGGCAAGTTGGCGCCGGCTGATCTCGGGCGGGTTTGTCACGACCACGCTGAGTCGCTCGACGAGCGACTATACGTTCAGCGATCCAGGGTCTGATGGCATCCCTATCTTGACCAACGAGAGCCTCGAAATTGACAGGAGATTCTCGACCCGTGCTGGTCTCGCCTTGGGCGACAAAGTCACGTTCGAGGGCGGCGTGGATCTGATGCGCACCTCCCTGGACGTGGGTCTTTTTCAGCGGGCTGTGCCCGGCGGTTCCTTGCCGGCCGACCTCGCATGGGACGGACAGAACGCCCTTTGGAAGCTCGCAGGTTATGCCCAGTTGACTGGGGATGTGGGTGCGAGGACGACGTTGAGTGCCGGTGTTCGAGCGGACGAGGTTACGGCGCTCCAAAACGGGTTCGCTGTTTCACCCAGGGCCTCCGCAAAGGTGAGTCTGAGCAGCGACGTATCTGTGCAGGTGGCCGCTGGCGTATTCCACCAGTCGCCGAGCCTGTTGGCGCTCTCCGTCGAGGAAGGTGGTCGGCCGGTGAATCTGGGCCTGCGGCAGCAACGCAATGTCCAAGTCGCGGGCGGTCTATCGTGGGTCGCGAACCCGGGTCTTCGTATCACTGCGGAAGGTTTCTACAAGGATTACGACCGAGTGCCGCTCCTTCGCGACGACTCGCGGGTCGCGCTGTCCAACCTGGGCGGCGACTACGGCTTCGTCGGAGCAGAGCCGCTCACGGACGACGGCACAGGCCGCGCCCGGGGCTTGGAGCTCTTTGTTCAGCAGAAGCTCTTGGAGAGTGTCTACTTCTTGGGTGCGTACACGCTGTCGTGGAGTGAGTTCGCCGGCGGGGACGGGGTCCTTCGACCGTCTGCCTGGGACCGACGGCACGCAATGGATCTGACCCATGGCTTCCGGCCCAATGAGTCTTGGGAGTTTGGCGCGAAGCTAAGGTGGCTGTCCGGGCTCGCGACTACACCTTGGGACCTGGCTGCGTCTGAGGCCTCCTACGCCCTCACGGGTCGGGGCGTGCCGGATTGGGACAGGATTGGAAATATCCGGACACCGGTGTATCTCAGACTCGACCTACGTGCAGAGAGGCGGGTCAGCTACACCGGGTGGAACGCGGTCTTCTATCTCGATTTGCAGAATGTGCTGAATCGGAGGAACGCGGTCGGATTCGCCTATACCGAGAGCCCCGAATATCCCAACCGGATCAGGCCGATTGATGGTGCTGGATTCCTGCCGACGTTCGGGTTCAGTATCGAGTTTTAG
- a CDS encoding SDR family oxidoreductase has translation MLKQDEPEEPQNDSGDDSATEGPLADKIRAAADLLEQIGEDRSLLAQVDKNAQRRLVHAAGKVWHPDETRRRQLTRELSKQRKAEAKRRGEELLNRTGIRTLRRKPTFTTPNVFAPTLAGEVAATAHEASDESAGAEYTEGLETQHCYVCKKHFTDVHHFYDQLCAPCAELNYRKRGELADLTGKVALLTGGRVKIGYQAGIKLLRCGASLIVTTRFPRDAAARYAQEEDFAEWGDRLQIYGLDLRHTPSVEAFCAELLRTRDRLDIIISNACQTVRRPPDFYAHMMEDEAAALDAFPQHVQKLLGDYEGLRGYDLLPDGKAPAADVGTVAPADAAAPGLTHAAALSQLPLLPEETEAQKALFPIGRLDQDLQQIDLRETNSWRMLLADVPTVELLEVQLVNAVAPFVLNARLKPLMMRTDDRDKHIVNVSAVEGQFYRNAKTTRHPHTNMAKAALNMMTRTSATDYHNDGIHMNAVDTGWVTDEDPESIAAMKTEMHRFHPPLDIVDGAARIVDPIINGVNTGEHMWGQFLKDYVPTDW, from the coding sequence ATGTTGAAACAAGACGAACCCGAGGAGCCCCAGAACGACTCCGGGGACGATTCGGCCACCGAGGGCCCTCTCGCCGACAAGATCCGGGCAGCGGCTGACCTCCTGGAACAGATCGGTGAGGACCGTTCTCTTCTCGCGCAGGTCGACAAGAACGCCCAACGGCGCCTCGTACACGCGGCCGGGAAGGTGTGGCACCCAGACGAGACACGGCGGCGCCAACTCACGCGAGAACTCTCCAAGCAGCGCAAAGCCGAAGCGAAGCGCCGTGGCGAGGAACTGCTGAACCGCACCGGCATCCGCACACTCCGTCGGAAACCGACCTTCACGACGCCAAACGTCTTCGCCCCCACGTTGGCCGGCGAGGTAGCGGCAACCGCACACGAAGCCTCCGACGAATCCGCCGGGGCCGAATACACAGAGGGCCTCGAGACCCAGCACTGCTACGTCTGCAAGAAGCACTTCACTGATGTGCACCACTTCTACGACCAGCTCTGCGCGCCATGCGCCGAATTGAACTATCGGAAGCGGGGGGAACTCGCGGACCTGACTGGCAAGGTCGCACTCCTCACGGGTGGTCGCGTGAAGATCGGCTACCAGGCGGGCATCAAACTCCTGCGCTGCGGGGCCAGCCTGATCGTGACGACCCGTTTTCCGCGGGACGCGGCAGCCCGATACGCCCAAGAGGAAGACTTCGCCGAATGGGGTGACCGACTCCAGATTTACGGACTCGACCTCAGACACACGCCTAGCGTCGAGGCATTCTGTGCGGAGCTACTTCGGACTCGCGACCGACTGGACATCATCATCAGCAACGCGTGCCAGACCGTGCGCCGTCCGCCCGACTTCTACGCGCATATGATGGAGGACGAAGCAGCCGCCCTCGATGCCTTCCCCCAGCACGTACAGAAGCTGCTCGGTGACTACGAGGGACTTCGCGGATACGACTTGCTGCCCGACGGGAAGGCTCCCGCAGCAGATGTGGGCACGGTGGCTCCGGCCGACGCTGCGGCCCCGGGACTCACGCACGCCGCTGCGTTGTCCCAGCTCCCGCTCCTCCCGGAGGAGACCGAAGCCCAGAAGGCGCTCTTCCCCATTGGCCGCTTGGACCAAGACCTCCAGCAGATCGATCTACGTGAGACCAATTCGTGGCGCATGCTCCTCGCCGACGTGCCCACGGTCGAACTCCTGGAAGTCCAGCTCGTGAACGCCGTCGCACCCTTTGTCCTCAATGCGCGCCTCAAGCCACTCATGATGCGCACCGACGATCGAGACAAACACATCGTGAACGTCTCGGCAGTAGAGGGTCAGTTCTACCGAAACGCGAAGACGACCCGCCACCCGCACACGAACATGGCAAAGGCCGCGCTGAACATGATGACGCGCACGTCAGCCACCGATTATCACAACGACGGCATCCATATGAACGCCGTCGATACGGGCTGGGTGACGGACGAGGATCCGGAATCGATCGCAGCCATGAAGACCGAGATGCATCGCTTCCACCCGCCACTCGACATCGTGGATGGAGCAGCACGCATCGTGGACCCGATCATCAATGGAGTGAACACGGGCGAGCACATGTGGGGCCAGTTCCTAAAGGACTACGTACCGACGGACTGGTAG
- a CDS encoding M20/M25/M40 family metallo-hydrolase: MRRVSKSGLLALAVMTIGSPTTAQDASWAPDLEMIAKIREEGLQRSQLPNTFSYMTDVLGARLTNSDDMRRAQSWVLTEMDRIGLMNTHLEPFMDYGVSWDNEYVSVHMIEPDYSPLVAYPIAHTPGTDGKQRLEVVMGGIRSRADLAQYRGKLRGRAVLSSPPPTIDLTRFATGTPRRTDEELRALEEDVIVPIRGADPYFSQLYPGAPSNPEVLTAAEKLAFYVEEGVAVVLESNSGWPGAVRGFARPGAKVDQWARAETLGSVPVVAVTPEHYNRIYRVVARGLTVEVEVEVRNRHGDAVTEAHNAIGEIAGTDKADEVVMLGAHFDTWHGSPNASDNTSGVAVMLEAMRILEAVGARPRRTIRIALWSGEEQGLWGSRAYVRDHFGDPSDPSVGTTDAYERFSAYFNQDYGPGQYRGIWLQGNEHVRTPFSAWMEPLRDMGMTTISPQGVGSTDHVPFDAAGLPAFQFLQARVGGTGGHTNLDFFDTIPLDDLKKNAVIMAVFVYQAAMADEVLPRKAAGN, translated from the coding sequence ATGCGACGCGTATCGAAGTCTGGGTTGTTGGCCTTGGCCGTCATGACGATCGGCTCTCCGACCACCGCCCAAGACGCCAGTTGGGCGCCCGATCTCGAAATGATCGCCAAGATTCGAGAAGAGGGCCTCCAACGGTCTCAACTCCCGAACACGTTCTCGTATATGACCGATGTGCTCGGGGCTCGGCTTACGAATTCGGACGATATGCGGCGCGCGCAGTCCTGGGTCCTGACGGAAATGGACCGTATCGGTCTGATGAACACGCATCTCGAGCCGTTCATGGACTACGGCGTGAGCTGGGACAACGAGTACGTCTCGGTTCACATGATTGAGCCGGACTACTCACCCTTGGTCGCATACCCGATCGCTCACACGCCGGGGACGGATGGGAAGCAGCGCCTCGAGGTCGTCATGGGCGGGATCCGTTCCCGCGCGGACCTCGCACAGTACCGAGGAAAGCTGCGTGGTCGTGCGGTCCTCTCTTCTCCGCCCCCGACCATCGACCTTACGCGGTTCGCCACGGGCACGCCCCGCCGGACCGATGAAGAACTTCGCGCGCTGGAAGAAGACGTCATCGTACCTATCCGCGGTGCTGACCCGTATTTCTCACAGCTCTATCCCGGTGCTCCCTCCAATCCCGAGGTACTGACCGCTGCAGAAAAGCTGGCCTTCTACGTGGAGGAGGGTGTGGCCGTCGTCCTGGAGTCCAACAGCGGCTGGCCTGGTGCGGTGCGGGGCTTCGCTAGACCCGGAGCCAAAGTGGACCAGTGGGCGCGGGCCGAGACATTGGGTTCGGTGCCGGTGGTCGCGGTGACCCCCGAGCACTACAACCGCATATACCGAGTCGTAGCTCGGGGCCTCACGGTCGAGGTGGAAGTCGAGGTGCGAAATCGCCACGGCGACGCGGTGACTGAGGCCCACAACGCGATCGGAGAAATCGCGGGGACGGACAAGGCTGACGAAGTCGTCATGCTTGGCGCGCACTTCGACACCTGGCACGGGAGTCCGAACGCCTCAGACAACACCTCGGGTGTCGCCGTCATGCTCGAGGCGATGCGCATTCTGGAAGCGGTCGGTGCGCGTCCGCGCCGCACGATTCGGATCGCCCTTTGGTCTGGGGAGGAGCAAGGGCTGTGGGGTTCCAGAGCGTATGTGCGCGACCACTTCGGGGATCCCAGTGATCCGTCAGTGGGCACGACAGACGCTTACGAGAGATTCTCGGCGTACTTCAACCAGGACTATGGCCCGGGTCAGTACCGCGGCATCTGGCTCCAAGGAAACGAGCACGTGCGCACACCGTTCTCAGCGTGGATGGAGCCCCTGCGTGACATGGGCATGACGACCATCTCTCCGCAGGGCGTGGGCAGCACGGACCACGTCCCCTTCGACGCCGCCGGCCTACCCGCCTTCCAATTCTTGCAGGCCCGCGTGGGCGGTACAGGCGGTCATACGAATCTCGATTTCTTCGATACGATCCCACTCGACGATCTCAAGAAGAACGCCGTGATCATGGCCGTGTTTGTATATCAAGCGGCGATGGCGGACGAGGTGCTACCGAGGAAAGCCGCAGGGAACTAG
- a CDS encoding M20/M25/M40 family metallo-hydrolase: MKCVARTLAAFSILAALAAPAASQEVVHWDVVDDIRTEGLDNSQVMEYAGYLTDVIGPRLTASPNMREAQEYVMDQLRALGLSAIVKEPWGEEAVGWEVQRVSVHMTAPDYQMVIAYPYALTPGTDGPIVTQAVNAVIETRADLAKYRGRLDGAIVLATPPMPTSPRFVQDAFRHTDESLRVFETEGRDVISQTYARGQLEQSTFRREGISEAEVEEFYASEGVAVVLKASIGGDGTVSVTGHPTTSGNRTRAAVEAALPTLAVAAEHYNRLYRLNERGLPVTMEVDVRVAIDETDTRTYNVFAEIPGTDLAHEIVGIGAHLDSWHSGTGATDNAGGVSVMLEAMRILKSIDVQPRRTIRVFLWSYEEGGLRGSRGYVKNHLGNASEGTTTPAHDNFSVYLNTDNGTGQARGVHLQGNRPAAPIFEAWMKPFLDLGVETLSQFSNRATDHQSFNEAGLPGFQLLQDRIDYRARTHHFSMDNFDQLLPRDLAINATVVASFAYHAAMREGVFPRPR; this comes from the coding sequence ATGAAGTGCGTCGCCCGAACCCTCGCAGCGTTCTCGATTTTGGCCGCTCTCGCCGCACCTGCCGCCTCCCAAGAGGTCGTGCACTGGGATGTCGTGGATGACATCCGCACGGAGGGCTTGGACAACTCTCAGGTTATGGAATACGCCGGTTACCTCACGGATGTGATCGGGCCGCGCCTCACTGCGTCTCCCAACATGCGTGAGGCTCAGGAATACGTAATGGATCAGCTCCGCGCGCTCGGACTTTCAGCCATCGTGAAAGAGCCTTGGGGCGAAGAGGCCGTGGGCTGGGAGGTTCAGCGTGTATCCGTTCACATGACCGCGCCGGATTACCAAATGGTCATCGCGTATCCCTATGCGTTAACACCGGGAACGGACGGGCCGATCGTGACGCAGGCGGTAAACGCGGTGATCGAGACACGGGCGGATCTGGCCAAGTATCGGGGCCGTCTGGACGGCGCGATTGTGCTGGCTACACCGCCCATGCCGACGAGTCCGCGTTTTGTGCAGGACGCTTTTCGGCACACAGACGAATCCCTTCGGGTTTTTGAGACCGAAGGCCGTGATGTCATCAGCCAGACGTATGCTCGGGGCCAACTGGAACAGTCAACGTTCAGGCGCGAGGGGATCTCGGAAGCCGAGGTCGAGGAGTTCTACGCCTCGGAGGGCGTCGCTGTTGTGCTGAAGGCCAGCATCGGCGGAGACGGGACGGTCTCAGTGACGGGGCACCCGACCACGAGCGGAAATAGGACCCGGGCGGCCGTTGAGGCTGCGCTTCCGACTCTGGCGGTCGCTGCGGAGCACTACAACCGCTTATACAGGCTCAACGAGCGGGGCCTGCCGGTGACGATGGAGGTGGACGTCCGCGTGGCCATCGATGAAACGGACACGCGCACCTACAACGTCTTCGCAGAGATCCCGGGAACGGATCTAGCGCACGAGATAGTGGGCATCGGGGCGCACCTAGACTCCTGGCACAGTGGGACCGGAGCCACGGATAACGCCGGTGGTGTGTCTGTGATGCTTGAGGCGATGCGTATTCTGAAGTCGATCGATGTACAGCCGCGGCGCACGATCCGTGTCTTCCTGTGGAGCTACGAAGAGGGAGGGCTGCGCGGATCGAGAGGATACGTGAAGAACCACCTGGGTAACGCTTCCGAAGGGACCACGACTCCCGCACACGACAACTTTTCGGTCTATCTCAACACCGATAACGGGACGGGGCAGGCAAGGGGTGTGCATCTACAAGGGAACCGCCCCGCGGCACCCATATTCGAGGCATGGATGAAGCCGTTCTTGGATCTGGGTGTGGAGACGCTGTCCCAGTTCAGTAACCGGGCCACCGATCACCAGTCGTTCAATGAGGCGGGGCTGCCGGGCTTTCAGTTACTGCAGGACCGGATCGACTATCGCGCACGGACGCACCACTTCAGCATGGACAACTTCGATCAACTGTTGCCGAGAGATCTCGCCATCAACGCGACTGTGGTCGCGAGTTTCGCCTATCATGCGGCGATGCGCGAAGGGGTGTTCCCGCGTCCTAGATGA
- a CDS encoding benzoate-CoA ligase family protein, with amino-acid sequence MTRGARRAADLPEYYNAVDILSRNLIDRADSVALVTDDRELTFGQVAEEVDRVGNALLKLGVRQGDTVAFLSLDTAEWPIAFFACLKVGAVAVGMSTLLTIKEQTYVLRDARPRVLLVHASLVSVVEEAIPQAPSVEHVVVIGSEGDRDDAFLTYESWISGEPTELTAADTHRTDYATLNYSSGTTGRPKGILHSHQDLPLTAQLWGVDVLGLTAEDRTFSVAKLFFTFGLGGNLIFPWFVGASSVLYPGSPRQAKDVLAVVDRHRPTIFFTSPTSYASILAVDDFTNVYAVCSIRLGVSAGEALPAPVWQDFFDRTGIELIDGIGSTENFHIFVSNRPGDVRPGSSGKPVPGYECRLVDPDGAPVPQGEIGNLHIKGETSTLFYLHDPERSRQTFLGEWLDTGDKYLEDEDGYFWHAGRTDDMLKVGGIWVSPVEVESTLIAHAAVLECAVVGATDGSDLVKPKAFVVLQEGQPANDDMTADLITHCVENMAAYKRPRWIEFVKELPKTATGKIQRYRLRHPG; translated from the coding sequence GTGACCCGAGGCGCACGCCGAGCCGCGGACCTTCCCGAGTACTACAACGCGGTCGACATCCTCTCGCGCAATCTGATCGACAGAGCCGACTCAGTCGCGCTCGTCACTGACGACCGAGAGTTGACCTTCGGCCAAGTCGCCGAAGAGGTCGATCGCGTCGGCAACGCACTTCTCAAGCTCGGCGTACGCCAGGGCGACACGGTTGCGTTCCTGAGTCTGGACACTGCAGAGTGGCCGATCGCGTTCTTCGCATGCCTGAAAGTCGGTGCTGTCGCCGTCGGCATGAGCACGTTGCTCACCATAAAGGAACAGACCTACGTCCTGCGGGACGCACGACCTCGGGTACTGTTGGTGCATGCGTCACTCGTCTCAGTCGTGGAGGAGGCCATCCCCCAAGCGCCCAGCGTCGAGCACGTGGTCGTTATCGGCTCTGAAGGAGACCGCGACGATGCGTTCCTAACCTACGAATCGTGGATATCTGGCGAACCCACTGAGCTGACCGCGGCTGACACGCACCGAACCGACTACGCGACACTCAACTACTCGAGCGGCACGACGGGCCGCCCGAAGGGCATCTTGCACAGTCATCAGGACCTCCCCCTCACCGCACAACTCTGGGGCGTCGACGTGCTCGGCCTGACCGCCGAGGACCGGACCTTCTCGGTCGCAAAGCTGTTCTTCACCTTCGGGCTCGGCGGGAATCTGATCTTCCCGTGGTTCGTGGGAGCGTCCTCCGTGCTGTATCCAGGGAGCCCGAGGCAGGCCAAGGACGTCCTCGCAGTCGTTGATCGTCACCGACCGACCATCTTCTTCACCTCCCCGACCAGCTACGCCTCGATTCTCGCCGTCGACGACTTCACGAACGTCTACGCCGTGTGCTCGATTCGTCTTGGCGTCTCGGCCGGCGAGGCGCTGCCCGCCCCAGTTTGGCAGGACTTCTTCGATCGCACCGGCATCGAACTGATCGACGGCATTGGATCGACCGAGAACTTCCACATCTTCGTCTCGAACCGGCCGGGCGATGTCCGTCCGGGCAGTAGTGGCAAGCCGGTCCCGGGATACGAGTGCCGCCTCGTCGATCCAGACGGGGCACCCGTGCCTCAGGGAGAGATCGGGAACCTCCACATCAAAGGAGAGACGTCGACCCTCTTCTACCTACACGACCCCGAGAGATCGCGTCAGACCTTTCTGGGTGAGTGGCTCGACACGGGTGACAAGTACTTGGAGGACGAGGACGGATATTTCTGGCACGCAGGCCGCACCGACGACATGCTCAAAGTAGGCGGCATCTGGGTTTCCCCCGTAGAGGTGGAAAGCACCCTGATCGCTCACGCCGCAGTCCTCGAATGTGCCGTGGTCGGTGCAACGGACGGCTCGGACCTGGTCAAACCCAAGGCATTTGTTGTGCTCCAAGAAGGCCAACCCGCCAACGACGACATGACGGCCGACTTGATTACGCATTGCGTCGAGAACATGGCGGCCTACAAGCGCCCCAGGTGGATCGAGTTCGTCAAAGAGCTGCCGAAGACCGCGACCGGGAAGATCCAGCGGTACCGACTGCGGCACCCCGGCTGA
- a CDS encoding Lrp/AsnC ligand binding domain-containing protein, producing MVTAVVLIEAETDKINTLAETLVEMNGIKEVFSVAGRYDLIAIVRVQSNEDVADVVSDSMRHLEGIVKTETMIAFRVYTREDVEGMFSA from the coding sequence ATGGTCACCGCAGTAGTTCTCATCGAAGCCGAAACCGACAAAATCAACACCCTAGCCGAGACACTGGTCGAGATGAACGGCATCAAAGAGGTGTTCTCCGTAGCGGGCCGATACGACCTCATCGCCATCGTTCGCGTCCAAAGCAATGAGGACGTGGCGGACGTCGTGAGCGACAGCATGCGACATCTGGAGGGTATCGTAAAAACCGAGACGATGATTGCCTTCCGGGTTTACACCCGAGAAGACGTCGAAGGCATGTTCTCGGCGTGA